Proteins encoded within one genomic window of Nomia melanderi isolate GNS246 chromosome 8, iyNomMela1, whole genome shotgun sequence:
- the Nedd8 gene encoding nedd8 ubiquitin like modifier, which translates to MLIKVKTLTGKEIEIDIEPTDKVERIKERVEEKEGIPPQQQRLIFSGKQMSDEKTAQDYKVQGGSVLHLVLALRGGL; encoded by the exons ATGTTGATTAAAGTCAAG ACTCTCACAGGAAAAGAG ATTGAAATAGATATAGAACCTACAGATAAAGTAGAAAGGATCAAGGAAAGGGTGGAAGAGAAGGAAGGTATACCACCGCAACAGCAACGATTAATATTCTCTGGAAAGCAAAT GAGCGATGAGAAAACGGCGCAAGATTATAAAGTTCAAGGTGGATCGGTATTGCATTTGGTACTCGCATTAAGGGGAGGCTTATAA
- the LOC116433057 gene encoding mitochondrial import inner membrane translocase subunit Tim21, translating to MASIRVINYISCRRLIPISGLSRVRIFSHYDPICNVPQSVSFCTKKELTKANVTEQENRVQVGLAEVVKENTKSFAYLTVILGGLGITGVMFYAIFSELFSSKSANNVYSKALEDCKKNSKVRDALGEPIKAYGEESRRGRRSHLSHITFTKDGVKHMRMQFYVQGIRRRGTVSLEVQENESGYYEYRYLYVLIDDIFQTLIKIEDNRDKSTIPTTNTEFDTI from the exons ATGGCTTCTATAAGAgtgataaattatatttcatgtaGAAGATTAATACCTATTTCTGGTCTATCAAGAGTACGTATCTTTTCTCATTATGACCCAATATGCAATGTTCCACAAAGTGTATCATTTTGCACAAAAAAGGAATTAACAAAAGCTAATGTCACCGAACAAGAGAATAGAGTACAAGTTGGACTTGCGGAAGTAG TTAAAGAGAACACAAAATCTTTTGCATATTTAACTGTAATACTTGGGGGTCTAGGAATTACAGGTGTAATGTTTTATGCAATATTTAGTGAACTATTTTCCAGTAAAAgtgcaaataatgtttatagtaAAGCATTAGAAGATTgtaaaaaaaatagtaaagtGAGGGATGCTCTTGGAGAACCTATAAAAGCCTATGGTGAAGAGTCCCGACGTGGACGCCGTTCTCATTTGAG TCATATAACCTTCACGAAAGATGGAGTGAAACACATGAGAATGCAATTCTATGTCCAAGGTATACGAAGACGCGGTACAGTGTCCTTAGAAGTGCAAGAA AACGAATCTGGCTATTACGAGTACAGATACTTATACGTATTAATAGATGATATATTTCAAACTCTTATAAAAATAGAAGACAACAGGGACAAGTCTACGATTCCCACTACCAACACAGAGTTCGATACAATCTAA
- the e(y)2 gene encoding enhancer of yellow 2 — MKTAPHQRLVMVGDRDGLKELLRRRLVECGWRDQVKLICKELIKEHGHDITYDKLLSVVTTRARTLVPDSVKKELLQKIKNQLIAQEEKLKM; from the exons ATGAAGACTGCACCACATCAAAGATTGGTAATGGTAGGCGATCGTGATGG gCTGAAAGAATTATTACGACGCCGACTGGTTGAATGCGGCTGGAGAGatcaagtaaaattaatttgcaaGGAATTAATAAAAGAACACGGTCATGATATTACTTATGATAAGCTACTTTCCGTTGTTACTACCAGAGCAAGAACACTTGTTCCGGATTCTGTAAAAAAGGAActtttacagaaaataaaaaatcaacttATTGCtcaagaagaaaaattaaaaatgtaa